Proteins encoded within one genomic window of Candidatus Goldiibacteriota bacterium:
- a CDS encoding NHL repeat-containing protein: protein MAKKKVKKTVKKPVKSKKVSKKSKGKKNKKRGKKKKGGFGGLIIAVIIIAAVIGIAKLKGGDPVKYIKADKIIEFGGTGEKTGQMNGPRGLAVSDDGFLYVADLQNNRVDKFTLNGESAGTVGEKGEKKGQFKEPSGVAVDKQNNLYVADAWNGRMQKFDSKGRFVLEIGGEKAGFYSPRNVAVNSYGMVHVADTGTSRIHRFDTDGNRIGKPFGERGKALGNFQEVFGIAFDSKKRVYVGDPGNMRVAVLSGDLKPEASIKVKGWDTAKPMWPMVAVDSRDYLYAVSSGTQDIWVYDTKHPKFKYVGTIKTDSKGKNLFGNPLGIAIDAQDNIYISEVSKNTIVKIRPVFE from the coding sequence ATGGCCAAGAAAAAAGTAAAGAAGACTGTAAAGAAACCTGTAAAATCAAAAAAGGTTTCAAAGAAAAGCAAAGGTAAAAAAAATAAAAAACGCGGTAAAAAGAAAAAAGGCGGTTTTGGCGGGCTTATAATTGCCGTTATTATTATTGCCGCCGTGATAGGAATAGCAAAATTAAAGGGCGGCGATCCTGTAAAGTATATTAAGGCGGATAAAATAATTGAATTCGGCGGCACAGGCGAAAAAACAGGGCAGATGAACGGGCCAAGGGGCCTTGCTGTATCTGATGACGGTTTTTTATATGTGGCTGACCTTCAGAATAACAGGGTGGACAAATTCACGTTAAACGGTGAATCCGCCGGCACAGTAGGGGAAAAAGGCGAAAAAAAAGGGCAGTTTAAAGAACCGTCCGGCGTGGCTGTAGACAAACAGAATAATCTGTATGTGGCTGACGCGTGGAACGGCAGAATGCAGAAGTTTGATTCAAAAGGCAGGTTTGTCCTGGAAATTGGCGGAGAAAAAGCCGGTTTTTACAGCCCAAGAAATGTGGCTGTTAACTCTTACGGAATGGTGCACGTGGCAGACACGGGTACTTCAAGAATACACAGGTTTGATACCGACGGAAACCGTATAGGAAAACCGTTCGGCGAGCGCGGAAAAGCGCTTGGCAATTTTCAGGAAGTGTTTGGAATAGCGTTTGACAGCAAAAAAAGGGTATATGTTGGCGACCCGGGCAATATGCGCGTGGCGGTTCTGTCAGGCGATTTAAAGCCGGAAGCTTCAATAAAAGTAAAGGGCTGGGATACGGCAAAACCCATGTGGCCTATGGTGGCTGTTGATTCGCGCGACTATCTTTACGCGGTATCTTCCGGCACGCAGGACATCTGGGTCTATGACACCAAACATCCAAAGTTCAAATATGTGGGAACCATTAAGACGGATTCAAAAGGCAAAAACCTTTTTGGCAATCCTCTTGGTATTGCAATTGACGCGCAGGATAACATTTATATATCCGAAGTATCAAAGAACACAATAGTAAAGATCAGGCCGGTATTTGAATAA